The Epinephelus lanceolatus isolate andai-2023 chromosome 1, ASM4190304v1, whole genome shotgun sequence genome has a window encoding:
- the gpx1b gene encoding glutathione peroxidase 1b — protein MAAKFYDLTAKLLTGGTFNFSSLQGKVVLIENVASLUGTTTRDYTQMNELHERYAGKGLVILGVPCNQFGHQENCKNEEILNSLKYVRPGNGFEPKFQLLEKTEVNGKDAHPLFVFLRDKLPFPSDDSNALMTDPKYIIWSPVCRNDVSWNFEKFLIGPDGVPFKRYSRKFLTIDIEGDIKKLLSQAN, from the exons ATGGCTGCGAAGTTCTACGACCTCACGGCCAAACTGTTAACAGGAGGAACATTTAACTTCTCCTCCCTGCAGGGCAAAGTCGTCCTCATTGAGAACGTCGCGTCTCTCTGAGGTACGACCACCAGGGATTACACCCAGATGAATGAGCTCCACGAGCGCTACGCCGGGAAGGGGCTCGTTATCCTGGGAGTGCCCTGCAACCAGTTCGGCCATCAG GAGAACTGCAAGAATGAAGAAATCCTCAACTCCCTGAAGTATGTCCGTCCTGGAAATGGCTTTGAGCCCAAGTTTCAGCTCCTGGAGAAAACAGAAGTGAACGGGAAAGATGCCCATCCCCTGTTTGTGTTCCTGAGGGACAAGCTCCCGTTTCCCAGCGATGACTCAAACGCCCTGATGACTGACCCTAAGTACATCATCTGGAGCCCCGTCTGCAGGAATGACGTGTCCTGGAACTTCGAGAAGTTCCTCATCGGGCCGGATGGCGTGCCGTTCAAGCGCTACAGCAGGAAGTTCCTCACCATCGACATTGAAGGAGACATCAAGAAGCTCCTCAGCCAGGCCAACTAA
- the fancd2 gene encoding Fanconi anemia group D2 protein — translation MLRRKRRSSVDKGEGAPKTTKAKKSRSTGRQPKEPAPEVTNESVFAVFLREAGVTLKQGGTSNEIAVDQVVFQKRIQKQLKKSPRYPGIVQEFTTGLESHIEDPEQFRNCLLPCVPRLSDGDSSRVSSFQESLLRMLLGIEMLQTFVINLLLEKLPEFMLDGAGDGGLSIPHTIINQLKWLDRVVDSKELAVKLMELVSVAPVEVQHDIITSLPEILEDSQHNDIARELNSLLQENTQLTVPILDALSSLNLSSSLLTEVRGAVMATLAAVQLEDLPVVVKFILHSVSASDAYEVVCDLRKKLELEQCILPPGLQASQNLLKSKGSAASSSAPAAGSSQDCVTLTLDGIKSAVRFQKTVSEAWLKAIESVDEEENHKVIDLLVLLILHSTNANQSRRGAERLLKVKVRTGLIQEALLQRTFRDYAQVMRGYFTSILALAQSLLRSPDPCVVPFGGHMYRHSFTAFDSYCQQEVVGSLVTHVCSGVGGEVDMALELLCSLVTEKPSEMALYAVFVKGILDYMDNLTPQQIRRLFHLLSRLAFGQQQQGAHIQDDMHIVIRKQLSSTVPKYKRIGIIGAIMIVGSMGASRPNVKESQKGVLPQEMLRQVTALLELVKSSSESSPEAAALYYDELANLILSSTLDPQVQETIGQSALQDFQDDFAVDLGPDISGSFLFKPHVMYNLYEGNVAIAINLLPLLANDVQNKGDQQSQVDKAHKGRRVSPLCLAPFFRLLRLCEEKQNQGDLEEIDALLGCPLILTDMDVVEKMESLSKAEREFLCTLLFHTINWFREVVNAFCTQKETESKMKVMTRLQNITYLQTLLERALAGTPGYVPPVANFDGESTDGVTLSSAALVSKAKKDGTGKKRKAPAKDSSEISQLDESTEADKTQQEQPEKEKEKEIRQGVSLASYRPFFRELDMEVLSVLQCGLLSRSLLDSELHTKVREEVLLGPAELVFLLEDMLRKLEFSLTAAPAKRLPFLKAKADKSTGFSHLQQRSSKDIASCCVQLLPALCTHLENCHNHFQTLLSENNGIVDGPATDVQEYQLMSSAYQLLLQVLNTTFSWSGFSQLGQRSLLKKALGVLANRLKEGSAELTLEQLVKHGFEYLVNFRSTMPNLSTALSLSQLLSTVSERGGNPAAYREQTASLAKRFLSQDWVTASGEKERGNKFNEALHALLSIYLEHVDDVLKAVEEIAGEGIPELLNASKDESSSSWPTLSRQTFLVFYKVLMAELEKAIRKIPACKASDSTEAQSEKLLTWNLAVRDFHILVNLVKVFDSRPVLNVCLKYGRLFLESFLKLGMPLLDNSFKRHMEDVQGLLKTFQLSTRQLHHMCGHSKIHQDTSLTNHVPALKKSLELFVYRVKAMLTLHNCQEAFWIGNLKNRNLKGEEILSQRSQESEDEEEEEEQNAPLPEDQSDDEAQETDSEQSTKVQRGEDVDQDDITDDSD, via the exons aTGTTGCGCAGAAAGCGACGCTCCTCTGTGGATAAAGGAGAGGGAGCTCCTAAAACCACCA AGGCAAAGAAGAGCCGCAGCACTGGTCGCCAACCAAAGGAACCTGCTCCAGAAGTGACAAATGAAAGTGTGTTTGCTGTCTTTCTCCGAGAAGCAGGTGTCACCTTGAAACAAGGTGGCACATCCAATGAGATTG CTGTCGACCAAGTAGTTTTCCAAAAAAGGATCCAGAAGCAACTAAAAAAGAGTCCCAGGTACCCCGGG ATTGTACAGGAATTCACCACTGGACTGGAGTCTCATATTGAGGACCCTGAGCAGTTCAGGAACTGCCTTCTTCCGTGTGTCCCACGATTGTCTGATGGAGACTCCAG TCGTGTCAGCTCATTCCAAGAAAGTCTGCTCCGCATGCTGTTGGGGATTGAGATGCTGCAG ACTTTTGTCATTAACCTTTTGCTTGAGAAGCTCCCTGAATTTATGCTTGATGG CGCTGGAGATGGAGGTCTCAGTATTCCTCACACAATTATTAACCAGCTGAAGTGGCTAGACCGAGTTGTGGACAGCAAG GAGTTGGCAGTGAAGCTCATGGAGCTGGTGTCGGTAGCACCGGTGGAAGTTCAGCATGACATCATCACCAGTCTGCCAGAGATACTGGAAGACTCCCAGCACAATGATATAGCCAGAGAGCTCAA CTCTTTACTCCAGGAGAACACTCAACTGACTGTCCCGATCCTGGATGCCCTTTCCAGTCTGAACCTCAGCTCCTCATTACTTACAGAg GTCCGTGGAGCCGTTATGGCCACTCTGGCTGCCGTGCAGCTGGAGGATCTACCTGTGGTGGTCAAGTTCATCCTGCACTCTGTCTCAGCCTCTGATGCTTATGAG GTGGTGTGTGACCTTCGTAAAAAGCTGGAGTTGGAGCAGTGTATTCTTCCTCCTGGGCTGCAGGCCTCCCAAAATCTCTTGAAGAGCAAAGGATCAGCAGC GTCCTCTTCCGCACCAGCAGCTGGCAGCAGTCAGGACTGTGTTACATTGACACTGGACGGCATCAAGTCAGCAGTGCGATTCCAGAAAACAGTATCTGAGGCTTGGCTCAAG GCAATAGAATCAGTGGACGAAGAGGAGAACCATAAG GTAATAGATCTGCTGGTGCTGCTCATCCTCCACTCCACCAATGCCAACCAGAGCCGGCGGGGGGCAGAGAGGCTGCTGAAGGTGAAAGTGAGGACAGGACTGATCCAGGAGGCTCTGCTCCAGAGGACCTTCAGGGACTATGCTCAG GTCATGCGAGGGTACTTCACCTCCATCCTGGCCCTGGCTCAGAGTTTGCTGCGCTCCCCCGACCCTTGTGTGGTGCCTTTTGGTGGACACATGTACCGACACTCATTCACCGCTTTTGACTCTTACTGCCAGCAG GAGGTGGTGGGCTCTTTAGTGACCCATGTGTGCAGTGGTGTAGGTGGGGAGGTGGACATGGCTCTGGAGCTACTCTGCAGCCTGGTCACAGAAAAGCCCTCAGAGATGGCTCTGTATGCCGTCTTTGTCAAG GGAATCTTGGACTACATGGACAACCTCACACCCCAGCAGATCCGCAGACTCTTTCACCTCCTGAGCCGACTGGCCTTTGGGCAACAGCAGCAGGGAGCTCACATTCAG GATGACATGCACATAGTGATCCGAAAACAGCTGTCCAGCACTGTGCCCAAGTACAAGCGCATTGGCATCATTGGTGCTATCATGATTGTAGGCAGCATGGGGGCCTCCAG GCCCAACGTGAAGGAGTCACAGAAAGGGGTGTTACCTCAGGAGATGCTCAGACAG GTGACCGCCCTGTTGGAGCTGGTGAAGTCCAGCAGTGAAAGCTCACCTGAGGCTGCAGCTCTGTACTATGATGAACTAGCCAACTTGATCCTGAGCTCTACCCTGGACCCACAGGTGCAG GAAACGATCGGACAGAGCGCCTTACAAGACTTCCAGGATGACTTTGCAGTTGATCTAGGCCCAGATATATCTGG CTCCTTTCTCTTCAAGCCCCATGTAATGTACAACCTGTATGAAGGTAACGTAGCCATCGCCATCAATCTGCTGCCTCTACTGGCTAATGATGTTCAGAACAAAGGAGATCAGCAGAGTCAAGTCGACAAGGCACACAA ggGCAGGCGAGTGTCTCCTCTCTGCCTGGCTCCGTTTTTCCGCCTCCTGAGACTCTGTGAGGAGAAACAGAACCAGGGAGACCTGGAGGAGATTGACGCACTGCTGG gcTGCCCTCTGATCCTGACAGACATGGACGTGGTAGAGAAAATGGAGAGCCTGTCGAAAGCCGAGAGGGAGTTCCTTTGTActttgctgtttcacaccatcaacTGGTTCAGAGAG GTCGTAAACGCATTCTGTacacaaaaagaaacagagagtaAGATGAAAGTGATGACCCGTCTGCAGAACATCACCTACCTTCAGACACTGTTAGAGAGGGCTTTGGCTG ggACACCTGGCTATGTTCCACCTGTTGCCAACTTTGATGGAGAAAGCACAGATGGGGTTACACTTAGTTCTGCCGCTCTTGTCAGTAAGGCAAAGAAAG ATGGCAcaggaaagaagaggaaggcCCCTGCAAAGGACTCCTCAGAGATCTCTCAGCTTGATGAGTCGACCGAAGCAGACAAAACTCAGCAG GAGCAaccagagaaggagaaagaaaaggagatcCGCCAAGGAGTTAGTCTGGCGTCCTACAGACCGTTTTTTAGGGAGCTGGATATGGAGGTGCTCAGCGTGCTGCAGTGTGGCCTGCTGTCCCGCTCACTGCTGGACTCTGAGCTCCACACCAAG GTGCGAGAGGAGGTTCTGCTGGGTCCTGCTGAGCTGGTGTTCCTGCTGGAGGATATGCTCCGCAAACTGGAGTTCAGTCTTACAGCTGCCCCGGCCAAGAGACTCCCTTTCCTCAAG GCAAAGGCGGATAAGAGCACGGGCTTCTCCCATCTGCAACAGAGGAGCTCCAAGGATATCGCTTCCTGCTGTGTCCAGCTGCTGCCCGCCCTCTGTACACACCTGGAGAACTGCCACAACCATTTTCAG ACACTGTTGTCTGAGAACAACGGCATCGTGGACGGCCCTGCCACAGATGTTCAAGAGTACCAGCTGATGTCATCAGCCTACCAGCTGCTCCTGCAGGTCCTGAACACCACCTTCAGCTG GTCTGGATTCAGTCAGCTGGGGCAGCGGAGCTTACTGAAGAAGGCTCTGGGAGTTTTGGCCAACAGACTGAAAGAAGGAAGTGCTGAGTTAACCCTGGAGCAGCTTGTAAA ACACGGCTTTGAGTACCTGGTGAACTTCCGCAGCACGATGCCAAATCTGAGCACGGCCTTGTCTCTCTCCCAGCTTTTGTCCACTGtgtcagagagaggagggaaccCTGCTGCCTACAGAGAGCAGACGG cttCCCTGGCGAAACGTTTCCTGAGCCAAGACTGGGTGACAGCCAGTGGAGAGAAGGAGCGAGGGAACAAATTCAATGAAGCACTTCACGCTCTCCTAAG cATCTACCTGGAGCACGTTGATGATGTTCTGAAGGCAGTGGAGGAGATAGCTGGAGAAGGAATCCCTGAGCTCCTCAATGCATCCAAAGATGAGAGCTCTTCATCATGGCCCACTCTCAGCAG GCAGACGTTCCTGGTGTTCTACAAAGTGTTGATGGCAGAGCTGGAGAAGGCCATCAGGAAGATTCCTGCTTGCAAAGCCAGTGACAGCACTGAG GCTCAGAGTGAGAAGCTGCTGACATGGAACCTGGCTGTCAGGGATTTTCATATCCTGGTCAACCTGGTTAAG GTGTTTGATTCCAGGCCGGTGCTCAATGTGTGCCTAAAG taTGGCCGCCTTTTCCTGGAGTCTTTCCTGAAGTTGGGGATGCCACTACTGGACAACAGTTTCAAAAGGCACATG gaggATGTCCAGGGCTTGCTAAAAACCTTCCAGCTCAGCACCCGGCAGCTCCATCACATGTGTGGACATTCGAAG ATTCACCAGGATACAAGCCTGACCAACCACGTGCCAGCCTTAAAGAAGAGCCTGGagctgtttgtttacagagTGAAGGCCATGCTGACGCTCCACAACTGTCAGGAGGCATTTTGGATTGGCAACCTGAAGAATCGCAACCTGAAG GGTGAAGAGATTCTTTCTCAGAGGTCACAAGAAagtgaggatgaggaagaggaggaggagcaaaaTGCACCGCTGCCTGAGGACCAGTCAGATGATGAG GCCCAGGAGACAGACTCTGAGCAGAGTACGAAGgtccagagaggagaggacgtGGATCAAGATGACATTACAGATGATTCTGACTGA